The Candidatus Nitrosocosmicus franklandus genome contains a region encoding:
- the cofH gene encoding 5-amino-6-(D-ribitylamino)uracil--L-tyrosine 4-hydroxyphenyl transferase CofH, with protein MSIEELFRNIDPEISSILNKVLSDSEISLKEAIRLFESSGSSILAISLVADELRSRKNGNLVTYVINRNINFTNVCIKQCGFCAFSRDFRTEEGYMLPINEIVRRAKEAWDLGATEICIQAGLPPSMDGMLYVNICKAIKEVVPDVHIHAFSPEEILYGSVRANTSVRDYLKMLKEAGLGSLPGTSAEILVKEVRNKISPGRISVDDWIKVITTAHKLDIPTTSTIMYGHIENYENIATHLEIIRNIQKETGNFTEFVPLSFIHNEAPMSGHNLVSGLRKGADGIEIVKMHSISRLFFNNRIDNIQVSWVKEGPKLSQILLGTGVNDLGGCLINESISTSAGSQYGQFMRPLEMRKLIRSTGRIPAQRSSKYEIIKEFSAIEESQEESVLDKIDPEIFGSYHRLIKLNEYRYKKM; from the coding sequence ATGAGTATTGAAGAGTTATTTAGAAATATAGACCCTGAAATAAGTTCTATATTAAATAAAGTACTTAGCGACAGTGAAATAAGTCTAAAAGAAGCTATTCGATTATTCGAATCATCAGGTTCTAGCATTCTTGCGATTTCTCTAGTAGCAGATGAATTGAGGTCAAGGAAAAATGGAAATTTAGTCACATATGTTATTAATCGAAATATCAATTTTACAAATGTTTGTATCAAGCAGTGTGGTTTTTGTGCATTTAGCAGAGACTTTCGAACTGAGGAGGGATATATGTTACCAATTAATGAAATAGTCAGACGAGCCAAGGAAGCATGGGATTTAGGCGCGACGGAGATTTGTATTCAAGCAGGATTACCTCCAAGCATGGACGGAATGTTATATGTTAATATTTGTAAAGCGATCAAAGAAGTTGTTCCTGATGTTCATATTCATGCATTCTCACCCGAGGAAATTCTCTATGGTTCAGTGCGGGCTAATACTTCCGTCAGGGATTATCTCAAAATGCTAAAGGAGGCCGGATTAGGAAGCTTACCAGGAACTTCTGCAGAAATATTGGTAAAAGAGGTTAGGAATAAAATTTCGCCAGGAAGGATCAGCGTTGATGATTGGATTAAGGTAATCACAACCGCACATAAGCTAGATATTCCAACCACCTCGACCATAATGTATGGCCATATAGAAAATTATGAAAATATCGCAACTCATCTTGAAATTATAAGAAATATTCAAAAAGAAACAGGTAACTTTACAGAATTTGTTCCTTTAAGTTTTATTCATAACGAAGCACCCATGTCTGGACACAATCTAGTTAGCGGACTTAGGAAAGGAGCTGATGGTATTGAAATAGTGAAAATGCATTCTATTTCACGTTTATTTTTCAATAACCGTATTGATAACATCCAGGTATCATGGGTTAAAGAAGGACCAAAGTTGTCTCAAATACTCTTAGGCACAGGAGTTAATGATTTGGGGGGTTGTTTGATAAATGAGAGTATATCTACTTCTGCGGGCTCACAATATGGACAATTTATGAGACCATTAGAAATGCGTAAATTAATTAGATCTACCGGAAGAATTCCTGCACAAAGATCTTCAAAATACGAAATCATAAAAGAATTCAGTGCTATTGAAGAAAGCCAAGAAGAAAGTGTATTGGATAAGATCGATCCAGAAATTTTTGGGTCTTATCATCGACTAATCAAACTCAATGAATATAGATACAAGAAAATGTAG
- the cofG gene encoding 7,8-didemethyl-8-hydroxy-5-deazariboflavin synthase CofG: MSLSNNLDRVSEQVTSEYYESEITHKIWQMKYRNNCYELAHFLSTCDLSLLQYLATQIRSNHTFDSKVITYSRKVFINLINLCKDSCSYCTYKKEPQDIDAIMLSPSQVLAIAEAASRKGCTEALIVTGERPETKYPQVKAWLNSLGHKNLTDLIADLGEKILKKTGLLPHTNAGTLTKSEMTKLKPTNASLGMMLESSSERLLSTGEAHEFAPSKIPKVRLKSLLSAGELKFPITTGLLIGIGETFEDVIDSLLKINEINKRYGHIQEVIMQNFIPKAGTPMEYAKSPTLEYFLRCIASARIILENINIQVPPNLSPKIYSRYLTAGINDWGGISPLTPDYVNPESPWPTIREISKVTLDNGYVLRARLPLYPNYIVDPKLNTQFIHPTLKGYIEPLVDNYGLVKEDSIQNEY, encoded by the coding sequence ATGTCTCTTTCTAATAATCTTGATAGGGTTTCCGAGCAAGTTACTTCAGAATATTACGAATCAGAAATTACACACAAAATATGGCAAATGAAGTATAGAAATAATTGTTATGAATTAGCACATTTTTTGTCAACTTGTGATTTGAGTCTCTTGCAATATCTTGCTACTCAGATAAGAAGCAACCATACTTTCGATTCCAAGGTTATCACATACTCAAGGAAGGTTTTTATAAATTTGATCAATCTTTGCAAGGATTCTTGTTCTTATTGCACATATAAAAAAGAGCCACAGGATATTGATGCTATAATGTTGTCGCCTTCACAAGTGCTGGCGATAGCAGAAGCAGCCAGTCGAAAAGGCTGTACTGAGGCTCTAATTGTCACTGGTGAAAGACCTGAAACAAAATACCCGCAAGTAAAGGCATGGCTGAATAGCCTAGGACACAAAAATCTGACGGATTTAATTGCTGATTTAGGCGAAAAGATACTCAAAAAGACTGGACTCTTACCCCATACCAATGCAGGTACACTTACGAAGAGCGAAATGACCAAGTTAAAACCAACAAACGCAAGTCTTGGTATGATGCTTGAAAGTTCTAGTGAAAGATTGCTGAGCACGGGAGAAGCACATGAATTTGCTCCAAGCAAGATTCCCAAGGTAAGATTGAAGTCTCTCTTGTCAGCTGGGGAATTGAAATTCCCGATCACTACTGGTCTTCTAATTGGAATAGGCGAAACATTCGAGGACGTTATCGATTCGTTGCTGAAAATTAATGAGATAAACAAGAGGTACGGTCACATTCAAGAAGTAATAATGCAAAATTTTATACCAAAAGCAGGTACGCCAATGGAGTATGCCAAGTCTCCCACATTAGAATATTTTTTGAGATGCATTGCATCTGCTAGAATTATTCTTGAGAATATAAACATACAAGTACCACCAAATTTGAGTCCAAAAATTTATTCAAGGTATCTAACCGCGGGAATAAATGATTGGGGTGGTATCTCTCCTCTAACACCTGATTATGTAAATCCAGAAAGTCCCTGGCCAACTATACGGGAAATAAGCAAAGTAACCTTGGACAATGGTTACGTCTTACGCGCGAGATTACCTTTGTATCCCAATTACATTGTCGATCCCAAATTGAATACCCAGTTTATCCATCCCACACTTAAAGGCTATATAGAGCCACTTGTAGATAATTACGGTTTGGTCAAAGAGGATAGCATTCAGAATGAGTATTGA
- a CDS encoding cobalamin B12-binding domain-containing protein, translating to MATTLANNTAIKDENVGNPTKRIRVLVTKLGLDGHDRGALVICRALRDAGMEVIYSGLFCTPEQVVKTAIEEDVDVIAMSLLNGAHLTLFPKVSRLLREKNVEDILLVGGGVIPESDKGELEKAGITGNFGPGTSLDEIINHIIKNVKR from the coding sequence ATGGCTACCACATTGGCCAATAACACTGCTATTAAGGATGAAAACGTAGGGAATCCAACCAAGAGGATTCGAGTACTTGTTACTAAACTGGGATTAGATGGTCACGACCGGGGGGCACTGGTAATTTGCAGGGCACTGAGGGATGCAGGGATGGAGGTTATATATTCTGGGCTATTCTGTACGCCTGAACAAGTGGTGAAAACCGCGATTGAAGAAGATGTTGACGTGATAGCCATGAGTTTATTGAACGGTGCCCATTTGACTTTGTTTCCAAAGGTCTCTCGTTTATTGCGAGAGAAAAATGTAGAAGACATTTTATTGGTAGGGGGAGGTGTAATTCCAGAGTCTGACAAAGGCGAGTTGGAAAAGGCTGGCATTACAGGAAATTTCGGTCCAGGTACTTCATTAGACGAAATAATTAATCATATAATAAAAAATGTGAAAAGATAA
- the ilvC gene encoding ketol-acid reductoisomerase, protein MATRRWLDDQVSLDPLKDVKIAVIGYGIQGAAQASNMKDSGLNVTVGLRPNGKTWEKAVSEGHRVLKVDDAVKESELIHILIPDMEQEVTFKNEIAPNLTENKTISFSHGAAIHWRWIQPPQNIDVIMVAPKGPGQRVRELFLEGFGTPSLVAVHQDYTKKAWDKVLALAKSIGSTKPGVLETTFKEEVETDWFGEQVDLCGGVHQMILKSFETLVEAGYQPEIAYFECLHELKLIVDLIQKYGITGMYNRVSETARYGGLTRGKRVIDQSSKSKMKEVLEEIQSGHFANEWVTNYKKDKKSAFETMLLELENHEIEKVGKDLRKMMWPKENIT, encoded by the coding sequence ATGGCTACAAGAAGATGGCTAGATGATCAGGTATCGTTGGACCCCTTAAAGGATGTCAAAATAGCTGTAATAGGTTATGGAATCCAAGGAGCTGCTCAAGCTTCTAATATGAAGGATTCGGGATTAAACGTTACAGTTGGATTAAGACCAAACGGTAAGACATGGGAAAAAGCAGTTTCAGAAGGTCACCGAGTTCTAAAAGTCGATGATGCAGTTAAAGAATCTGAATTGATCCATATATTGATCCCTGATATGGAGCAAGAGGTTACTTTCAAAAATGAAATAGCACCTAATCTAACCGAAAATAAAACGATAAGTTTTTCACACGGTGCAGCAATTCATTGGAGGTGGATTCAACCCCCTCAAAATATCGATGTAATTATGGTTGCTCCTAAGGGACCAGGTCAGCGAGTAAGAGAATTGTTTTTGGAGGGATTTGGTACTCCTTCATTAGTTGCAGTTCATCAAGATTATACCAAAAAAGCCTGGGATAAAGTCCTGGCACTAGCAAAATCAATCGGCAGCACAAAACCTGGGGTACTAGAAACCACTTTCAAAGAAGAGGTCGAAACGGATTGGTTTGGAGAACAAGTCGATTTATGCGGAGGAGTACATCAAATGATTCTAAAATCTTTTGAAACCCTTGTAGAGGCTGGATATCAACCAGAAATTGCATATTTCGAATGTCTCCATGAATTAAAACTGATCGTAGACCTGATCCAAAAGTATGGTATTACGGGAATGTATAACCGGGTCAGCGAAACTGCAAGATATGGTGGATTAACTAGAGGTAAACGGGTCATCGATCAAAGTTCCAAATCAAAGATGAAAGAGGTATTAGAGGAGATTCAATCGGGGCACTTTGCTAATGAATGGGTAACAAATTACAAAAAGGACAAGAAGAGTGCCTTCGAAACAATGTTATTAGAATTAGAAAATCATGAGATTGAAAAAGTTGGAAAAGATTTGAGAAAAATGATGTGGCCTAAAGAAAATATAACTTGA
- a CDS encoding prephenate dehydrogenase/arogenate dehydrogenase family protein, with the protein MYNILIIGAGGRMGNWFFRYFKYLRTFYNSHSKRKEKISYADKEHFGIDKIFLVDRKTLDKDDGSDESNVYRSTQISDFIRESHIVVFCTPTEITIKLMDKLLNSFRDETIVVEVSSVKNRIHRKFKKYLGDYKKDLKLISIHPMFGPGALISSNSNIILHIPFDKSLESVESKLVKRMFPLYEIIKLDNAVSHDALISLVISLIYFMNLIFSRTLIDTIDRYVPQNSKDRFKFLKQISGSSYKVQSILSESILLDDTSLFNGLFLDSPKSLEIIKKYGKRYSDLVSKLEKKDKWYIENYVSEIKNEISSQVDLEQSYRLLYNFINKNKKFL; encoded by the coding sequence TTGTATAATATTTTAATAATTGGTGCTGGAGGACGCATGGGCAATTGGTTTTTTCGCTATTTCAAATACCTGCGAACTTTCTATAATTCTCACTCTAAAAGGAAAGAAAAAATATCATATGCAGACAAAGAGCATTTTGGAATTGACAAAATATTTCTTGTGGATAGAAAAACTTTAGACAAAGATGATGGTTCTGATGAGTCTAATGTTTATAGGTCAACACAAATTTCAGATTTCATACGCGAATCACATATCGTGGTTTTTTGTACTCCAACAGAAATCACCATTAAACTAATGGACAAATTATTAAATTCCTTTCGAGATGAAACTATAGTAGTCGAGGTTTCCTCAGTAAAAAATCGAATTCATAGGAAATTTAAGAAGTATTTGGGTGACTATAAGAAAGATCTGAAATTAATTTCTATACATCCAATGTTTGGTCCAGGAGCTCTTATATCTTCAAATAGTAATATTATTCTTCATATCCCCTTCGATAAATCTTTAGAGTCAGTAGAATCAAAGTTAGTGAAAAGGATGTTTCCTCTTTATGAAATAATTAAGTTGGATAATGCAGTTAGTCATGATGCATTAATATCATTGGTGATTAGTTTGATCTATTTTATGAATTTAATATTCTCAAGAACATTGATTGATACGATTGATAGATACGTTCCACAAAATAGTAAAGATAGATTCAAATTCCTAAAGCAAATATCCGGAAGTTCATACAAGGTTCAATCCATACTAAGTGAAAGCATTCTATTGGATGATACTTCGTTGTTTAACGGGCTTTTTTTAGATAGTCCCAAGTCATTAGAAATCATAAAAAAGTACGGAAAGCGCTATAGTGATTTAGTATCAAAGTTAGAAAAAAAGGATAAATGGTATATAGAGAATTACGTTTCGGAAATAAAGAATGAAATTTCCTCGCAGGTTGACTTGGAACAGTCTTATCGTCTATTGTATAATTTTATAAATAAGAACAAAAAATTTCTCTGA
- a CDS encoding aminotransferase class I/II-fold pyridoxal phosphate-dependent enzyme — MSLDDVEKLRNDMKEITNQILGLISHRMEIAKKIGEIKTILDLEIVDDKAELDIKTHVLGNSKSLNLDPEFTGRIINLLITEAVRIQENERQKKLHELRTVNENTHELQASKQLLHEPIKRNLLTDINQISRPQIKSHLDVFNFAKVLEAEGKKIIHMEVGEPDFPPPVEIRHELAKIYDEGKYHYTKTIGITDLRERLASYLTTFLTQRTNNNIYEFTVNPQNIVITPGGRFGIFGTFSSLLRPGDEIIVIEPAWPACQDCANYLGVKTRIVKSNLENNWEPNLNEIESQININTKILCLNYPNNPTGKILSKETLQKIVALASRSNLYILSDEVYSNYAYKPFESIINFGYDKAILVNSFSKTFAMTGFRVGFTYSLDKRVIEKLTKIQALALTSVAEPMQWCASLALDADPQLYSRIMKDRIELVCDGLRDLPFEYVIPDGAMYVFAKIKNDIKITDLKLVGSLLDNGVAVAPGSGFGSIYSNFIRISTCIDADKIKRGLEIIAMTMENIQR, encoded by the coding sequence ATGTCGCTCGATGATGTAGAAAAGCTAAGAAACGATATGAAGGAAATCACTAACCAGATTTTGGGTTTGATTAGCCATAGGATGGAGATTGCCAAAAAAATTGGAGAAATTAAAACAATCCTGGACTTGGAAATTGTGGATGATAAAGCTGAATTGGATATAAAGACTCATGTACTGGGCAATTCCAAAAGCCTTAACCTTGATCCAGAATTCACAGGAAGAATAATTAATTTGTTAATAACTGAGGCTGTAAGGATTCAAGAAAATGAAAGACAAAAAAAATTACATGAACTAAGAACTGTTAACGAGAATACACATGAATTGCAAGCAAGCAAGCAACTTCTGCATGAACCGATCAAGAGGAACCTATTGACCGACATTAATCAAATTTCAAGACCTCAGATTAAATCACATCTTGATGTCTTTAATTTTGCCAAGGTATTGGAGGCTGAAGGAAAAAAAATTATACATATGGAAGTGGGGGAACCGGATTTTCCTCCACCTGTAGAGATTAGACATGAGCTAGCAAAGATATATGACGAAGGTAAATACCATTATACAAAAACTATAGGAATTACAGATCTTCGTGAACGATTGGCAAGTTACCTAACTACTTTCTTAACCCAGAGAACAAACAACAACATATATGAATTTACTGTAAATCCCCAAAATATCGTTATAACTCCTGGAGGGAGATTTGGAATTTTTGGTACTTTTTCATCATTACTAAGACCAGGAGACGAAATAATTGTTATAGAACCAGCATGGCCTGCATGTCAGGATTGTGCAAACTATCTTGGAGTAAAGACGAGAATCGTGAAATCTAATTTGGAAAACAATTGGGAGCCTAATTTGAATGAGATAGAGAGTCAAATTAATATCAATACCAAGATACTTTGCCTAAATTATCCAAACAATCCAACAGGTAAAATTCTCTCAAAGGAAACCTTACAAAAAATAGTAGCACTAGCTTCACGATCAAATTTATATATTCTGAGTGACGAGGTGTACTCTAATTATGCATACAAGCCTTTTGAAAGCATAATTAATTTTGGTTATGATAAAGCAATATTGGTAAACTCCTTTTCAAAGACATTTGCCATGACCGGTTTTAGAGTTGGATTTACATATTCATTGGATAAGCGTGTAATTGAAAAGTTAACGAAGATTCAAGCGTTAGCTTTGACCTCTGTGGCAGAACCTATGCAATGGTGTGCATCACTTGCTCTTGATGCTGATCCGCAGCTCTATAGTCGGATCATGAAGGATCGCATAGAACTTGTATGTGATGGTTTGAGAGATTTGCCATTCGAATATGTAATTCCTGATGGCGCAATGTACGTATTTGCCAAAATCAAAAATGATATAAAGATCACGGACCTGAAGCTTGTTGGTAGTTTGTTGGACAATGGTGTAGCTGTTGCACCCGGTAGTGGATTTGGATCGATTTATTCCAATTTTATCCGCATATCAACATGTATTGATGCAGATAAGATCAAAAGAGGACTAGAAATAATTGCAATGACTATGGAAAATATACAAAGATGA
- the aroC gene encoding chorismate synthase has product MPSNILGHNFTLLSFGESHGKCIGAVVDGCPAGLKLSEEDIQPMLDLRKPGQSSITTQRKEADAVSILSGVFEGYTTGAPICMIIWNTDSDSSSYKEFRTKPRPGHADYTGYVKYGGFNDYRGSGRFSGRLTATLVMGGAIALKILKNYLNIDIISYTKSIGNVELDTRNIPLDILASNRYTNDVRCPNSEVSRKMKEEILAARRDGDSLGGVIECIVSGVPAGVGEPIFESIESEISSGLFSIPAVKGVEFGSGFKGSTYRGSTNNDSFFIDSQDGSIRTKSNNSGGILGGITDGMPLVFRVAFKPAASIPKLQKTVNLKERSESDLLVTGRHDPCVVPRAPPVVDSVTGIILLDSCMKANLIPRVLR; this is encoded by the coding sequence ATGCCATCTAACATACTTGGTCATAATTTTACTTTGCTGAGTTTTGGAGAGAGTCATGGCAAATGTATTGGAGCTGTAGTTGATGGATGCCCTGCTGGATTGAAATTATCTGAGGAGGATATTCAACCGATGCTTGATCTCAGAAAACCTGGTCAATCCAGCATCACTACACAGAGGAAAGAAGCCGATGCCGTTAGTATCTTATCCGGAGTTTTTGAAGGTTACACGACGGGAGCTCCTATATGTATGATAATATGGAATACAGATTCAGACTCATCTTCATACAAGGAATTCAGAACCAAACCAAGACCCGGACATGCAGATTACACTGGATATGTAAAGTATGGCGGCTTTAACGATTATAGAGGAAGTGGTAGGTTTTCTGGGCGGTTGACTGCAACCCTTGTAATGGGAGGTGCAATTGCGTTGAAAATTTTAAAGAATTATTTAAATATAGATATAATAAGTTATACAAAGTCGATTGGGAATGTAGAGTTGGATACTCGAAATATTCCACTCGATATACTTGCTTCTAATAGGTATACAAATGATGTCCGTTGTCCTAATTCAGAAGTGTCACGCAAAATGAAAGAAGAAATACTGGCAGCAAGAAGAGATGGCGACTCACTTGGAGGAGTAATAGAATGTATTGTTAGTGGGGTACCCGCAGGTGTGGGAGAACCTATTTTTGAGTCAATTGAGTCAGAAATTTCAAGTGGATTGTTTAGCATCCCTGCTGTAAAAGGAGTTGAATTCGGAAGTGGTTTTAAAGGCTCAACATATAGAGGATCGACAAATAATGATTCTTTTTTTATAGATAGTCAAGATGGCTCCATTAGGACAAAGTCTAATAATTCGGGTGGAATTTTAGGCGGAATAACCGATGGAATGCCTTTAGTATTTAGAGTTGCCTTTAAACCTGCTGCATCAATTCCTAAACTACAGAAAACAGTAAATCTCAAAGAAAGGTCAGAATCGGATCTACTAGTTACTGGTAGACACGACCCTTGTGTAGTCCCACGGGCACCTCCAGTTGTTGACAGTGTTACTGGAATTATACTTTTAGATAGTTGTATGAAGGCTAACTTAATTCCTCGAGTTTTGAGGTAG
- a CDS encoding 3-phosphoshikimate 1-carboxyvinyltransferase, producing MKIKVKKSSLEGEIQCPPSKSYTHRALVISSLAAGKSNLNNILISRDTNATINCCRMLGVNIVGKRDDVLSHNLKNVTVTSEGGSCGFITPNDVLQSDNSGTTIRLLTSVCALVSDGYSVLTGDDSLRRRPMGDLIKALNQLGVTCFSTNSNYFPPVIVKGGGIEGGITQISGQISSQFISSLLLSSIFSKKGTTIQVLGNQVSKPYIESTIHIMKYFGVDIINEINYSISENFAEAITEMESPKIANVVTEEYIVPPNLVYKAKDFDVPGDFSTASLLMAAAILTKGNLTIKGLNFDMPQGDMAIIDILRKMGCQVTIDRLRGSLNVEGNSKLQGGIFDLRKTPDLLPVLAILSLVAKGETHIHGISHARYKETDRVANIASQLRRFGAYIVEKEDSIIIKPPQQIRGASIESFKDHRLFMAFTIAGLATENSSVDGAESVDVSYPQFVSDLKRVGADIQTVGTS from the coding sequence ATGAAAATCAAGGTAAAGAAATCAAGTTTAGAAGGAGAAATTCAATGTCCGCCAAGTAAAAGCTATACACACAGAGCATTAGTCATTTCAAGTCTTGCTGCAGGTAAATCAAACCTTAACAATATATTAATTTCCAGGGACACTAATGCTACGATAAATTGCTGCAGGATGTTGGGAGTCAATATTGTGGGTAAAAGAGACGATGTTTTATCACATAATCTTAAGAATGTTACCGTAACCAGTGAAGGAGGTAGTTGTGGTTTTATCACTCCTAATGATGTTTTGCAATCAGATAATTCAGGTACAACCATTAGACTGTTAACTTCTGTATGTGCACTCGTATCTGATGGGTACAGTGTGTTGACAGGTGATGATAGTTTAAGAAGGAGACCTATGGGTGACTTAATTAAAGCGTTAAATCAATTAGGTGTTACCTGTTTTTCAACTAATTCAAATTATTTTCCTCCCGTCATTGTCAAGGGTGGGGGCATAGAAGGGGGTATAACTCAGATTAGTGGACAAATTTCCAGCCAATTTATTTCTTCATTATTATTATCTAGCATTTTCTCTAAGAAAGGTACTACCATTCAAGTATTAGGGAATCAAGTTTCAAAACCATACATTGAATCAACTATTCATATTATGAAATACTTTGGAGTAGATATCATAAACGAAATAAACTATTCAATTTCCGAAAATTTTGCTGAAGCAATTACAGAAATGGAAAGTCCAAAAATCGCTAATGTAGTTACAGAAGAATATATAGTTCCTCCTAATCTTGTTTACAAAGCAAAGGATTTTGATGTTCCAGGTGACTTTTCTACGGCATCACTGCTGATGGCAGCGGCTATTTTAACAAAAGGGAATCTGACAATAAAGGGTTTAAATTTTGATATGCCACAGGGCGATATGGCCATAATTGATATATTGAGAAAAATGGGCTGTCAAGTAACCATAGATAGATTAAGAGGTAGTTTAAATGTAGAGGGTAATTCCAAATTACAAGGGGGAATTTTTGACCTTAGGAAGACACCTGATCTTTTGCCGGTTTTGGCGATTCTATCCTTAGTTGCAAAAGGTGAAACTCATATTCATGGCATATCACATGCTAGGTACAAGGAAACTGACAGAGTCGCTAACATCGCCTCACAGCTAAGAAGATTTGGTGCATATATTGTCGAAAAAGAAGATTCAATAATAATAAAGCCACCGCAACAGATCAGAGGTGCATCTATTGAATCCTTTAAGGATCATAGGTTATTTATGGCATTTACTATAGCAGGTCTAGCAACAGAAAATTCATCTGTAGACGGCGCAGAATCTGTAGATGTTTCGTACCCTCAATTTGTTAGTGATCTAAAAAGGGTGGGTGCTGATATTCAAACTGTAGGAACGAGCTAA
- a CDS encoding shikimate kinase has protein sequence MALSATATMYGAVSIVNAIATGKGSTLGISLKVTVKISLEPGHAGISRNFANDKLVNRIIRSILPSNVLKNHFISINLISEIPAGWGLKSSSAVSNAVSLACHKLLNDEIYDRSVLKTAVNASLWSGVSITGAYDDACGCYYGGLVLTDNYYKRLIRRDPVNRDLDVIIFLPSGVARGEVKYLSYHKELFHHAFRLALRGDYWKAMNLNGVVINSVLYNNYLPLLKALENNCLGVSYSGNGPAIAAVVHKDNAQNLKNSLEKFNGKIIHTNTNNHKSKVI, from the coding sequence ATGGCTTTATCTGCAACAGCGACAATGTATGGAGCGGTTTCTATAGTAAATGCAATTGCTACGGGCAAGGGTTCAACACTAGGAATATCTTTAAAAGTTACTGTTAAAATTTCTTTGGAACCCGGACATGCAGGAATCTCTAGAAATTTTGCAAACGACAAGTTGGTCAATAGAATAATTAGATCGATTCTACCTAGTAACGTACTTAAAAATCATTTCATTTCCATTAATTTAATTTCTGAAATACCAGCAGGTTGGGGCCTAAAAAGTTCTAGTGCCGTATCAAATGCAGTATCACTTGCATGTCACAAACTCTTGAATGACGAGATATATGATCGGTCAGTTTTAAAAACTGCGGTAAACGCATCGCTATGGTCAGGGGTAAGCATTACCGGTGCCTATGATGATGCATGCGGTTGTTACTACGGGGGGTTGGTATTGACTGATAATTACTATAAGAGATTGATAAGGAGAGATCCGGTAAATAGAGATTTGGACGTAATAATTTTTCTGCCTTCAGGAGTGGCTCGAGGCGAGGTTAAATACCTGTCTTATCACAAGGAGCTCTTTCACCATGCTTTTAGATTGGCATTGAGAGGGGACTACTGGAAAGCTATGAATCTAAACGGAGTTGTTATCAACTCAGTTCTCTACAATAATTATTTACCCTTACTCAAAGCTTTGGAAAATAATTGTCTAGGGGTGAGTTACTCAGGAAATGGGCCTGCTATTGCAGCCGTTGTCCATAAGGACAATGCACAAAATTTAAAGAATTCATTAGAAAAATTCAACGGAAAAATAATACATACCAATACAAATAATCACAAGTCAAAAGTAATTTAG